Sequence from the Orcinus orca chromosome 11, mOrcOrc1.1, whole genome shotgun sequence genome:
CAATGATTGGGAGAAAAAAGACTGGGGATTCCCTGCTTTGGGTTCAGCCGGGCCCTTCCTAACCTTGTATTTCTAAGGTCTAGGCTTCACCAACCCCCTCCTTCCAACCAGAGAAACTCACTGCCATGTCTCCTTGAAAGTCCGGTGACAAGCCTAAATCTAAGTGCTGGTGAGAGGTGCGGGGCCAGCCCAGAAGCCCTCTAGGCCAGAGGGTGCCCGCCCTAAGCCAAACCCTGCTGGCCACAACGAGCCCACGGTTGGAGACAGAGAAGGGTCTGGGGCCTGCCGAGGGTGCCAGGGAGGCCATGGGACGAGTGAGGCCTGCTAGGATAGCGCGTCGGCCAGAGCTGAGTGAGGCGTGGCTGCGGCGCCGTGGGAGCCGAAGGAAGACGCTGTGGGCTGTGGTCCCGGCCTCCAGGGACGATGGAGACCGCGGCTGGGAGTGGCGCTGAGGTCAGTGAGGGAGCATCTCTGCCTCGCAGCAGCTGGGGGCGAGGGCCTCGGCAGACAAAGTCCCAGGCACTGGGCTTTTCCTTTGTAATGAGAGGGCAGTGGGGCGGGGGAGAGCGGCGGAGCGGGAGGGCAGGGAGCCTCTCTTGCTACCTCTTCTCCATGTTCTGCATCTGCAAACTGAGGGAGGTGAAGCTGGCCAGCAGGTCGGTCACTTCATCCACCTGCGGGATGAAACCGAGGCTCTGTTATGGGGTGCCCCCGGGTCCCCCCAGCAGCACCACAGGCATGGAGGGCAGACACTGTCTCTCCCCGCAGGGCATGTGGTGGCTTCACCATGACTAGGGAGCTGCTGTCTGAGGCTGAATCCTTGCTGCCAGGTGGTCTCAGACCGCCCCAGAGAGAAGGGCCCGGGAAGTTTCAAAGGAAGTGGACAGAGGATCTGAGGTCCACAGTGGGCGACAGGCCTGCAGCCACGCCTTTCTCCTGCGTCAGAGCAGGGGTGGGCTGGCCCTGAGGCTCCGGCCAGGGCCTGGGTCTGGACCTGCAGCTGCGGCTCACCTGCTCTTTGGTGCTTGTCATCTGGAGGCGGGTGCAGAGGTCATCCAGCCGCTCCCGCTGCTCGTGCCGCCCCAGGCGCTCCAGGTACTCCCTCAGCATCTGGATGATCTGAAACCGGAGGGTGGGCTGAGGGTGTGCTGGGAGGCACAGAGCGGCCTGATGCTGCTGCCGAGGGGCACAGTGGAACAGGTGCCAGCTGGGGTCCGCGTGAAGCCACCCAGGAGCCCTGGTGCCGAAGGCGGGCGTGTCTGTGGTTCGGGCAGCACCTGCCCAGGGTTTGCTCGGGGCCGCAGCTCAGCTGAGGGGGGCGCTCACCTGCTTCACCTCCAGCCGCACGGCCTCCAGGCACTGGGAGTGGCCTTCCTGCAGGATGTTGAGCTTCGACTTGGCCAGGTGCAGGGGCGTGCGGCCCGCTCGGTCCAGGGCATCTACCCGGGCCCCTGTGGGCAGGCAGAGGTGAGCatgctgggggtgagggggagagaggagggagaaggggaggagaccACTCACCTCCTCGCAGCAGTGTGGTGATGACAGGGACGTGGTTGGTGCAGGCCGCTGAGGGAGAAGAACAGGGACTGAGAGTCCAGGACCACTGGGGCTTGGCCTGGGTGCCCACCAGAGGAGCAGGACTGTCTCTGAGGGTCCCGATGCCAGGTCACGCCCCCTGAGAAGGCATCCCCAAGGCAGCAACTGGGAGGGACTCGGTGATCAAATCCGACTCCCTCCCtgtacagctggggaaactgaggcttggagacgGGACCTGCCTCACCGTGAGCCACAGTGTGAGTCAGCCGCAAGGCAGGAACCTCCCCTAACAGAGCTGCTGCTGAGTCAGCTCAGGTTGTAAAATCAGCTCTGCTCAGGGCACAGCCAACTGGTGATGGATGGGGACAGCCACGGGACACAGTCCGAGGGGAGTGTGGCCCTGGGGGCTCAGGCTCCCCCCAGATGACAgcagagcctgctgggagcctgcaGGACCCCAGGCTCTCCATCAGAGGAGCCTGTCTGTGCTGCAGAGAAGGGTGTCTCGGCAGCTCGCCAGGCACTTACCCAGGTGCAGTGGTGTGTTCCCCAGCCCGTCTCGCTGATTGGGGTCGGCTCCATGGTCCAGAAGCAGCTGCACTGGAAACAGGAAAACCCAAGAGGAGCTGTTGGGGGCTTCTATGAGCAGCACCCTAACCCCACCTGTGACCTAGCTAAAGAGGCTCGCTCAAAGTGGGGGACACTGAAAGCTCACACAGTCCCCCACGCTGTTTCATCCACTCACTCACTGGCTCATTTGCCCCTAAGGCTCATGTGCAGGACCCTAGGGCCAGGAACTGAGGATTCTGGGAGGGCCCCCTGGCCTATGCAGGCATTACGGGACTGAGACTCTAGGGGTTAAAGAAAGTTCTTCCAATAGCAGTGGCTGCTAGTGAAGGCTCTCAGGGCATTTTCTGCTCCTTCCACAGCCAAGCACCATAGTGGGAATTAGGCCAACAGAAGATGCTGAGCACCCCCTCCTTACGAGTCTCTACGTCACATCAGGGGCGGGCTGTGGTATCACCAGGGCTCACCAGTTACCCAGATGGATGTGCAGGCAGACTAACTCATATGAGGAGGCCAATCTGAGCCTCACAACATATACAGAAACTAATTCAGGAGGGACCATGACCTAAATGTGAAAGCTATAACAGTCAGGCCTGTAGAAGAGAACAGGGGAATATCTTCACAACCTCGGGACAGGCAAAGATTTCCTAAACAGGTCACAAAAATactaaccataaaaaagaaaagactgataaattggaatcattaaaattaagaacttgtgGGACtttcctagtggcgcagtggataagaatccgcctgtcaatgcagggcacacaggttcgatccctggtgcagaagattccacatgccgtggagcaactaagcccgtgcaccacaactactgagcctgcgagccactactactgaagcccgcgctcctagagcctgtgctccgcagcaagagaaaccaccgcaatgaaaagcctgtgcactgcaacaaagagtagcccccgctcgccacaactagagaaagcccgtgtgcagcaatgaagacccaacgcagccaaatataaataaataaataaaaataaataaaattaaaattaagaacttgtgTTCATCAAATGAGAACATTCAGAGAACAAACAGGCAAGCTGAGAaagtcatttatatttaataaatgatttatgtccagaatatatgaagaatttctacaaatcaataagaaaaagataggcaacttgttaaaaaaaatggacaagagACTTGAACAGATACTCCACAAAAGAGGATacaaaaatggccaataaatacctGAAGATGTGCTCAACATTACTGACCATCAGAGAAACGCAAGttaaaccacaaggagataccactaTACTAGAagggctaaaatttaaaagagataatACCAAGCATTGCCAAGGATGTGGGAAAATGTGGAACTCTCTCACAGTGCTGGTGGGAGTGCATATGGGTAGAACCATCTTTGGGAAAAGTTCGGTAGTACACGCTAGCTAAACATGTGTGTACCCCAGTGACCCAACAATTCTAACACAGATAAGTGCTTATATCCATCAGGtcacatgtacaaaaatgttcctaGCAGCTTTGCTCCTCCTAATAGTCCAGAcctggaaaaaacacaaatgcccatcaatagtaGAACGGGTGAACCGTGGTCCGTCACGCGATGAAACACCAGCCAGCAATGAGAGCAAAGAACTACCATTACTCACAACCTTCAGGGATGAGTCTCAAGAATATActtccttttcttgtattttggccgcgcagcatgtgggatcctagttccccgactag
This genomic interval carries:
- the ANKRD54 gene encoding ankyrin repeat domain-containing protein 54 isoform X2 — encoded protein: MPTMWKQQLLEDGADPCAADDKGRTALHFASCNGNDQIVQLLLDHGADPNQRDGLGNTPLHLAACTNHVPVITTLLRGGARVDALDRAGRTPLHLAKSKLNILQEGHSQCLEAVRLEVKQIIQMLREYLERLGRHEQRERLDDLCTRLQMTSTKEQVDEVTDLLASFTSLSLQMQNMEKR